TCGGAATGCGGTATGGCTTTCAGGACCTTGAATTGTGATGTATATATCCATGACTCAAAAGGAAAATTTGCCGTAATCCGTAATAAGGTTCTAATGATTTACGGAGCATAGCCAATGATCTTCCAATGGAACTTTCATCAGGACTATGTTTCATAAAATTAAAAGAATGAAATCATTCACAATGTCATGGAGTTGAAATCTTCATAGGAAAGCACTTTGCACTGGTGTGTATGCTAAGCAAACCTTAAGATCGTTGATTCTTAAGGGAGTGACCAATCAAATAAACCTTCAATGGAGTTTCTTAGATTTCCCTAATAACACATAATGcacagatcttctttcaaaagagGAATTTTCATAAAATATCTTAGTGTGGATCATTGAATCTATCTTGTGTGCTAATCACAAATATATTTCCCCACTAGAAGTTGTATCAAATTAGATATGCTTTTCACAGGCATCAATCCATGTTATTTTTAAGAGCCTGATTATGATGGACAATCTCAGACTTCAAGATGCATCCATTAATCAATACACCAATAACTTCTCCTGTAATAAGGACACAACTCATATCATCCAAATCTTGTGCTTCATTCATAAGATGCTAATCATGTATTTGTGGTTCATCCCTACATTTAGAGTTCCTTAAATGACTGGGGACTATGCTGGATACACATTAATTGACACTTGTGGTGCCTAATTACATGTGTTCAATTAAGCTCTAATATTATCAGACAGAAGTACTATCAACAGAAATATGTTTATTACATTCTGTAAGATcatcctctttttctttcttcacaaAAGGATCTGAGATGCAAATAATAATACTCTGAACCAGTGTTAGAAGAAATTGAATATATGACTAAAGGAAGGCTAGTCAAAGCTAGGAGAATAACAGGCTTTATTGCAGCATAACTTTTGATGTTTGTAGGAATGACCCAAAGTTTCTAAACCAATAGAAGAAGTTAAAAGGTACCAATAAAGTGAAGACTAGCCAAGGATGAAGAATAAATCAGCTTTGATGCAGGAATGACACAAAAGTTTCTGATCCAACTGATAAATCAATTGTAGCACTGGCTTGTGCATATAAACTCTTGAAACTGATTTGTTTTAGGGTTCTTGTGCACTTGACACCTTCATATTTaactcaaaagaaaaaagaaaaaaaaaaaacaacaacaactACTACTTATTAGGGAGAGAAAAAAACCTAAAAGTTTAATGCAAAAAATTAGCACAATAAGATCATATTCAGGTACCAAAGTACAGACCTCAATTCTCAGAGTTGGCTTCTCAAGTGACAAATTCACATGAATGAAAGTACCAGTTATTCTTCTactcattttgtaagttatttttccTGAGTACATAGTACATACATGAGGCAACCAATTCAACCATCAAGATTCCACACACAACTTTATATGGCAGCACAGCCAGTGTCAGCCAAAGCCGCATAGAAAAGCTTACACCCTCATTTATAGTTCAGTAGAACAAATAATTTTTGTTTATGATGCCATAAAACAAGCCTGTTTTATGTTTGTGTGAAGTGCTTGCATATGTTTGTGTGATGATACATATTATCTTGTCAAAGGATGCACAACAGGCAAAGAAGAAATCAAAGTGGTTTAAAGATGTAGAAATGGTAGGAGGAGATAGATTTAACCTTTACACCTCCATTTCCATGCATTCGACTGCTCGAGACACATCAGAAGATAATATGAAACCCTGAAATAGCTCGACACAAAAAATAAGAGCCTTCGAAGGAATAAAGGATTGCAGTAGGTGATGTGTAGTATTGCAATCGGTTTGAGCAAACTAAAGCAAATTCCTGCAGTTCCACAAACTGAAATCTTGCTTTAATGAACTCAATATTGCTAAAGAGAAGATTATGGAgactaaaaagaaaaaggaaaaatgaaTTTACTACGAATACATCCCTCTAGTCTTCCATGACAGTTCAGTATGCGTCTGTATTTGCTCAGGAGGGTGACGATGACGTCCTTTTCTTATACTGTACCTCCTCGATCACAAGCCAAGATCCAACGTTAAGTGCTGCTCCTTGCTCGTTGATGACGAAGCTGCCGAGGACTCCGTGCTCCCACGTGGGAACGGAGGGAAGGGATGCGGAGAGCACGTCCGCAACCGCCGCGCACTGGGAGATCGATCAGCAGGAGCTCCGGGATCGTCTTGCGTCTCGGGGCTGTCAAGGTTCACGCCGAACAGCCTCACGCGCTTGGCTTCAGCCTGGTTGTGGAGGAGTGGCTGCGAATTGAGGACTAACGGCGGGGCGCTGCCGCTGTCATGTTGCACCCCAAGCTGCGGTGGTGCCCCTGCCACCGACGATCCGAAGAAATGAAACTGATCTGCGCTAGTGGTGCCGGAGATCATGGTGTCGTAACCGAAAGCAAGGCGGTGATGGTAGTGCCCTGCTCCCGGAGGGACGAAGAACCGGCCGCCCCATGGTCCTAATGGCGGCGTTAAGGATACTCCCGTGAGTGGTACCAGTGGCGGCAGCCTGGGTATGTCATGGTTCTCTAGCCGCGGCTTCCAGTCTATGTAGAGGTGGTCGCTCCCGGACTCGCCCACACCGCGGCCAAAGGAGACGATATCCCCGGCATCGAGCCTCTTCTCCTTGACAAAGCGGCTCCAGCCCTTGGTCATGACGTAGCTCTGGCTGCTGTTCCAGTAGGAGTAGCGGAAGCGCCACGACTTCCCCGTCCGGTCTTCGAAGCTCAACAGTAGCCCCTTCTCGTTCGCTGCCAGGTCCAGCGGGAAGTACTTCTCGGCGTGCTGCTTGGGGATCACCAGCCGGTTCAGCTTGCCGACGTCGCTCGGCGTGACCACCTTGTCGAACATGTGCTCCTTCTCCGTGAAGAAGTTGCTCTCTCTGCGGCCACCGCCGGTGCCGTTGCTTGCGCTATCGGATGGACCAACATGCCACCTGAAGGCAGAAGATATCGGTGGcgtcgaggaggaggaagaagataaaGGACAAAGGGAAGGATGCTTGGATTCTTCCCCTATGATATAGAAACCATCTCTTCTTCCGGTCGTGAACTCCATCTGATACGCATCAGAAGATGAATCTGCAACTAGTAACTACACTAACCACTACATATTCATTCACCATGAAGAATTCATCtatttc
Above is a genomic segment from Musa acuminata AAA Group cultivar baxijiao chromosome BXJ3-4, Cavendish_Baxijiao_AAA, whole genome shotgun sequence containing:
- the LOC103983443 gene encoding B3 domain-containing protein Os02g0683500-like is translated as MEFTTGRRDGFYIIGEESKHPSLCPLSSSSSSTPPISSAFRWHVGPSDSASNGTGGGRRESNFFTEKEHMFDKVVTPSDVGKLNRLVIPKQHAEKYFPLDLAANEKGLLLSFEDRTGKSWRFRYSYWNSSQSYVMTKGWSRFVKEKRLDAGDIVSFGRGVGESGSDHLYIDWKPRLENHDIPRLPPLVPLTGVSLTPPLGPWGGRFFVPPGAGHYHHRLAFGYDTMISGTTSADQFHFFGSSVAGAPPQLGVQHDSGSAPPLVLNSQPLLHNQAEAKRVRLFGVNLDSPETQDDPGAPADRSPSARRLRTCSPHPFPPFPRGSTESSAASSSTSKEQHLTLDLGL